Proteins from a single region of Nitrospira sp. CR1.1:
- a CDS encoding 2Fe-2S iron-sulfur cluster binding domain-containing protein, with protein sequence GMGEMGMGTSPPKDLYPSLMSLPDLPPEKRADVERQAHERMTNGAGLMSEGISTLSSSATRDDYVVMQEAMEQMREGLAQFESGLAGYRALAEARAPRDVALQWFKGEMNLLPAGSGQPPHGLFGLSWFHYFVMILLLTFSASMVWLYYHRMRRVDALLASLAGGRQELSAGPVTAATTPRTVSPAPAMATSTGPAARDTAMPLVTIPAGRWSGQLRVAKIFQETPDVRTFRLVHPSGGDLPLLPFVFEPGQFLTVSVNIDGKEMKRSYSIASSPCRRTLCELTVKQTPSGLVSNYLHERIQVGDLICVSGPFGKFTFRGHEAPSVVLIAGGVGITPLMSAIRCLTDQAWTGEIFLIYACNTMQDIIFHEELEYLVRRYANFQLTISLSRETSSAWTGPRGHVTRDLLTKAVPNLTTRRIHVCGPPPMMEAVKGILADMGVPPDQVKSENFLGAEPRPAPAAGAPTSVEPGQAVVTSACRFIRSGKTAPLPKDKTVLEASEDVGVNIDYSCRQGYCGVCKVTLLSGQVTMAVEEALTPQDKAASIILACQAKSTANVEVDA encoded by the coding sequence GGGCATGGGAGAAATGGGAATGGGGACTTCGCCCCCCAAAGACCTCTATCCCTCCTTGATGAGCCTTCCCGACCTCCCACCCGAGAAGCGGGCAGATGTCGAACGTCAGGCCCACGAGCGAATGACGAACGGCGCGGGACTGATGTCGGAAGGGATCTCGACGCTCTCGTCGAGCGCCACTCGCGACGACTATGTCGTGATGCAGGAGGCCATGGAGCAGATGCGGGAGGGGTTGGCGCAGTTTGAAAGCGGGCTGGCGGGGTACCGCGCGCTCGCTGAAGCCAGAGCTCCGCGCGATGTCGCATTGCAATGGTTCAAGGGTGAGATGAACCTGTTACCTGCCGGATCAGGCCAGCCTCCGCACGGCTTGTTCGGACTGTCCTGGTTTCATTACTTCGTGATGATTCTGTTGCTGACGTTCAGCGCTTCTATGGTCTGGCTGTACTATCATCGCATGCGGCGTGTAGATGCACTGCTGGCGAGCCTGGCGGGAGGAAGACAGGAGCTCTCCGCGGGTCCGGTGACGGCGGCTACGACACCACGGACCGTGAGCCCCGCTCCCGCCATGGCGACCAGCACAGGACCGGCAGCGCGAGATACAGCCATGCCACTGGTGACGATTCCGGCCGGCCGGTGGTCCGGACAACTTCGGGTGGCCAAAATTTTCCAAGAGACGCCCGATGTGCGAACGTTCCGGCTGGTGCATCCGTCAGGCGGAGACCTTCCTCTCCTTCCCTTTGTGTTCGAACCCGGACAGTTTTTGACCGTCTCAGTCAACATCGACGGCAAAGAGATGAAGCGATCCTATTCCATCGCCTCCTCGCCCTGCCGGCGGACATTGTGCGAGTTGACGGTGAAGCAGACGCCGTCCGGACTGGTGTCGAATTATCTGCATGAGCGGATTCAGGTCGGAGATCTGATCTGCGTCAGCGGGCCGTTCGGAAAATTTACGTTTCGCGGACATGAGGCCCCGAGCGTCGTGCTGATTGCCGGAGGCGTCGGGATCACGCCATTGATGAGCGCGATCCGCTGTCTGACGGATCAGGCCTGGACCGGAGAGATCTTCCTGATCTACGCCTGCAACACCATGCAAGACATTATCTTCCATGAGGAATTGGAGTATCTCGTCCGGCGGTACGCCAACTTCCAGCTGACGATCTCGCTCAGCAGGGAAACCTCCTCCGCATGGACCGGCCCGCGGGGCCATGTCACCCGAGACTTGTTGACGAAGGCCGTCCCGAATCTCACGACGCGGCGTATTCACGTCTGCGGACCGCCCCCAATGATGGAGGCCGTCAAGGGGATCCTTGCCGACATGGGCGTACCGCCGGACCAGGTCAAAAGCGAAAACTTTCTCGGGGCGGAGCCCCGGCCGGCACCGGCCGCCGGCGCACCCACTTCTGTGGAGCCGGGGCAGGCCGTGGTCACCTCAGCCTGCCGATTCATTCGCTCGGGGAAGACTGCGCCGCTGCCCAAGGACAAGACCGTGCTCGAAGCGTCAGAGGACGTAGGGGTGAACATCGACTATTCCTGCCGGCAAGGCTACTGCGGCGTCTGCAAGGTCACACTCTTGTCAGGACAGGTCACGATGGCGGTCGAAGAGGCGCTGACCCCGCAAGACAAAGCGGCAAGCATCATTCTCGCTTGCCAGGCCAAGTCCACAGCCAATGTGGAGGTTGATGCGTAA